The genomic DNA ATATGATCTGGGAGCATGAGGATTGATTTTGACATCATGACCATGAGTCACAAGTGATCTCCTCTGATTCTCTACCCAAATAatttcccaatttgtttctagACAGTTGGAACTCTATGACTGATGCCAGGTTCTACCTGTTGAATGTATGTTTGCCAGGCAgggtaatgaaaattttctgatCATGACATCATCTAACAATCTACAGGCTCAAGTTTTGCAAGCAGATGGCTCCAACAATGATCTTAGGGTATgtattatatatttctaaggCATTGCATCTTATCAGCTTTAATGGTACGACATTCTTGTTTTAGGGGATGAGTGGGGTAGGCCCAAGGTTAAAACAGGTGGTTTGTTCCTCTTGTGATTGGCAGTGCCACTGCCTTGACTAGTTGGTAACAAATTATTGAATTCCCTATGATGGTTCCTCAACATTAGTTGAATTTTCTATGGTACTCCACTTAAAATTAGCCATGAGTACTGCAGGTATAACATTCATGATGTGGTCATTCAAGGTTTTTCTACCTTTATCTTTTCTAAGGTACATTAATTGGTTGGTTAAAAGAACTATGACTTTTCCTACATATCATGCCTTCATGGGACATTTGGTAAACAATTGGGCAGTGTGAATGGTTACTTTTGAGGTTTCCTAGTTGGTCAGCTGTGCAGTGAATTGATGAGTAGTGATCTCAGATATTCAACCTTTACCAATAACAAGGGAATTTAGATTATTGATGGGAATGCGTTGGGGTATGAGCataatagtttattttaaattaacatttctCTCCAGTTTTATGCATATTAGCTATGTGATACTCATGATCCATGCTGAATTATTGTTTTCTGCTTTTTGATTCATAGCGACAAAATTGGGATCTAGGAATTCATTTCTCCATGTGAGTAAGAATTTTTCCTGTAATaggttaattttgaaaattaaccaGGTAATTCTTATGAATAAGTTGCAAGAAATAAACAGATGAGTCTGTATGGGATACAGCAATGGAATTTAGGAAAAGAGAACCATATGTTGCTACTCTGGAGTTACTGGAATGCTTAGGATATATGAGGATTATACTGAAATAATGAATTGTATGTTAGAGCATCAGTTATGcctaatgaaaaattaaaaaggtgTGGTTAAACTTAAGTTCTTGAGAAAAATCTTTGGCATAATCCACTTTGCTATGGTTATactttgtaaaatttatttagtCACAATTGCAGGcatgtgttttttgtttgagTGATCTCTGGAGGTGCGATTTAACTCTTTGTTTCTTCTCAGATGGAATTTTGATGAAGGCCTGGTCGGCAATTCTCTCCTATACCATCAAGGCAAGACAATAAACTCACTCTGAAACGGGGCTTGGAGATGAAGATAGTGAGGCAAACTCAACCATATATTTATTGCAGAAAATTCCTATCATGAGCTTGGATGtcctttttacatttttttcttctttttcaaaagtttgGAATTCATCCTCCGAAAAAGAATGATGTGCCAAGAAAACATGCACCaataaaagaagagaaataatgGGTCTCATGTTGATTTTCTGGGTTCACCTCCTGTGCTGAGGTGAAGAAATCTGTTCCCATATGACAGAAAACCCTAGATTCATAATCTgatttctttgcttttcctaCCGTTTTCTATTCCAGCTAACATAGCACCAGACTATGATATAACATTTGCTTTTTGTATGTGTGGAAACTGGTAGCATCTTTATGTAGAATCGTTGGATACCAGTAGATTCCATGTGAAACTAGAGAAACCTAAAGCAGATCTCTTAGACTGATGAGCCAACCGAATAATATCAGAAAGGTTTGAAGGTTATGGTGCAGAAGTTCTTTCTCTGGTCATTGGAGCCTGGAATGATATAAACCACCATCTATGCTCAAGGATTTAgtaatgttttcaaatttggaTTAGTCATTGAATAAACAAAGTTACcagttcacggttcactggtcagATCGACAGTtgatgacgtcataaatatatattttatatattattaaattttaaaaaattaaaataataaattatatctaaattttggcaacatttattttatttgttgagtttttttacaactttttttaCTTGTAACCAGTCGGTGGTCTCAGTCTGATTTGGTTTAAAACCATGGGATTTAGTGACAAGGATGGAGAGGAAATAGCAAACTACAAAAAGTACACGGCACAACTATATAGGATAATAGAATATCTAGTAAAAAATACTTCAGTTGTTTGGTAAGGTtgtcaaaatttcttttaaatctttaaAGAAATATTCGAcgtgatttttagaaaattattatcttaattgatgatgttttttaaaaaagttctcATTATCATAAACACATTTTTAGTagttaaatattaaatgatttCTCCATAAAGTGTTAGACAACGGGAATCGAAGGACTAAATAAAACTGATGACTGACAAGAATCCAAGAGTTATATGAAACTACCAATAGTGACAAGAACTCGGAGGCAATGAAGCAGTGGATAACAAGAATTTTGAGGCTAAATGAAACTAAATTGGAACAAAAATTCAGAGGCCAATTATTGTATATGATACGAATTCAAAGATTTAAAAGCGTTATAAAACCTGTCTTGGAGTAAATCCTAATCGAAgcacttttatatataaaagttacctGTTTTGGAGTAACTCAAATCAAAGCACTTCTATATGGAATGTTTTTATCAACCATGCTTTCATTTAAAGTCAattgtatttaaatataaactaaaaaaacagattttgataatactttttaaaatacattatatagtacaaaagtgttttttttaaaaataatcatctaTATTGTGATATCAAAAATCGGATAGAGAACAAAGttcatgatattatatattcCTCTTAATTATATAGACACGTTTTAAAACTGTGAGAGTTTCTTTGGGTTTAGaacagacaatatctacacgattgagtacaaattattataaatagtaTCAGAACCGATCTTCGATCCCAATGTGAGAGCTTGCTTGGTTTTGTAAGGGTATTTTTCTATTTGATCCCGTAATTTTATAAGACACAATAAGGACGTTGTGTCTATATGAGGGGTTgtttgtgatatctcacattaaATAAGGAGAAAGTTTTTGATGTTATGTAACTATAGGTTTCTCTTAATTatgtagacacgttttaaagttGTAAGGGTCCCTTTGGGTTTAGAGTAGATAATATCTACCATGTTGGATGTGAGTCGTTACATATATGATTGGAATCACTTCACTTCTAATTCGAGAATTTAGTGAACCCTCATTCTAGCGCGGAAATCCTAGTGGATGGTTTAAGCCTTGGGTGCAAGACTTCCATTCACTTTCAGCTCTCATTCCTTTTCAATGTAGAAGCAGACTGCCCAAGCAATCTTCCTACAAAAATTGCCCCAAAACCTGATCACAAGCCATTCTCTTAAGCATGGGCATTGGAAATGGACTAGTAAACACTAATGGCAAAACTTTTGGAGTAACAAAGAGATTGAAAGTTGGTGAATAACAACATTTTCTTATTGATACCATTATCATTATCTGTATTGTGCATATTTGAACTCTGAAGCCCGTTCGTAAACATTACCAATTCAATAGAAAAGTCTATCAAATAATGAGAGAATAAACTTCAGATCATgatattaaagagaaaaatatcagATGCTTCCAATGTTACatatatacaagaaaaataatggatGGAACCTATGTTAAAGCTTCCGTTTACTTTTGAGAGctaatttcttttgtaaaacAATGTTAGCTAAACTGTGTTTACCTTCTCTATTTAGCCCAAACATCACTGTTCGAAAGTTGATGGTACTGGGAATAATCCCACTGTCCAACATCTCAGATAGAAGCTGCAgggcctcttctgatttacctaCCTTACAGAGGCAACTAATGAACATGGAATAAGTCTTGAAATCTGGAAATGGTCCTTTAAGTTGTAGAAGGCCGAAGACATTCCGAGCATCAACGAAGTTCCCCATGTCCATATGCCCACGGATCAATGCAGAATAGGTAACAATTGTTGGTTCACAACCCTCCTCTTTCATTTTCTGGAAAGTTTCCAATGCTTTTCTCATCTGTTTTTCCTTAAAGAAATGAACTATCAAGGATGTATAAACATGGACGGTTGGATGAATACCAATCTGTTTCATGGAATCCACCTTTTCCAGGGCCTCTTTTAACCTTCCTCTACGAAGTAGTCCATGAACTAGGCTTCCATAAATATATTGATCCAGTGTAACTCGCTCTGCCCCAACCTCATCTACCAATGCTAAAGCTTCTTCCAACCTTCCTGCTCGACAAAGAGCCCTAATGTACAAGGAATAACTAAGTGGAATTGTGAAACCAAGTTTACATAGAGCTTCTGTGCATCGTCTAGCATCCAAAAGCTTTCCAACTTCACATAAACATTTAAGATAACTTTCAACCAATTCTTTGTCAGGAACATACCCTGCACGAATCATTTCCAGGAATGTTTTGATGGCTTCATCTACCTTCCTACCTTTTCTCCCACAAAGACATATGATCAAGTACTTGTATGTGCTGCCATTTGGTTTACAGTCATTAGCTTTCATCTCTGCAAAATTCCTCAAAGCAATCTCTGTCAAGCCTGCTCGACCATACTGCATTATCATGATTGTCCATGTATCTGGTGTTACTGGGTGaccttttcttctcatttcaaaAAAGAGGTTCCTCATGCTTCTAAAATTTTTGCTACATCCTGAGATTTTTATTCCCATGTTGTAAGTCTCTGTGGTGTGGCTATAACCATCTCTCTTTCCTACCCAGGAGAAAAAAAGTAATGCAGCATGACCATGCAGACTGCAACTACGCAAAATCTCCACAACAAGTTGTGATGTGAACTGAACAGTGCATTTCTCCAAAGCTTCTTCAATTAGGCACCAGTCCATTGAGGTTGACAAAATCCTACAAATTTCTTGCAGGTCCTGTTCATTATAAGTCTTTGGAAGGTGCTCTACCAGATGAAGATCCATCCTTCCTGACTCCAATTGATTAAAgttgaagtccaaattatgcagtTGTCTCTTGGGGACAATACTACCAGATGCCTCGTGTTCTTGAGGGTAAAATTTACATGTCCTCTGCATCTGCATTACTTTTTTTACCATCTCTGTTTCTCCTTTCTTCTCCAAATAAGATATTACCCAATTGAATACCTCATCTCCAATAATTATCTTGGATGCCTGCATTTCATTCAGAACCTTGATAACCTCATCTGTCCTTGAAATTTTACAGAGCTCCTTAATGAACACTGAATAAGATTTCCAAGTAGCTCTGATGCCCCTCTCCTGCATACTATTGAACACTTTCCATGCTTCAAATATATGATTTTGACGAACATGACCTGCAACCATAGCTGTGATCGCCACACTATCCGGTTCAACTCCTCTTTCCAACATCTCATCATATAGCTTGCAGCCTTTCTGATACTCATTCAATCTGAAGAGATGCTGCATCAGCTCAGTGTATGTGGAAATTGTAGGTAAATAGCCGGATTCTGTCATGGTCTGAAGCACATCAAATGCCTTAGGAATATCATTTCTCCTCAAGTATCCACTGATAATAATCCCATAAACCTTAGCATCAacaacttttcttttcttcattatatCAACAATTTCTGCTGCATCAGTAATCCTGTCAGCCCTACACAGTCCTTTCACCAATGTCTCAAAATCATTAGGCTCAAgagttaaatttttatcatttagatCACGAATCAATTCTAAGGCTTCTCTTATTCTCCCTGCAATACAAAAGCTCTTCAGCATGCCCGAAAAAACATCCCGTTCAGGAATCTGAGAACGCCTAATCATGTCATCTGCAACCAATTGAACCCCAGCAATATCTCCAGATCCTGCTAGGCAAGTAAGTAGCAGTTCGTACAAACTCATATCTAATCCCATTTCCTTTTGGACCATCTCCTTGTAAAACTCCAAAGCAATGTCGGCTTTCTGAGCATTACAAAGTGAACGTATCAAAATCATGTAAGCTGCCACATCAGGTTCACAACCAGATTTCCACATCTTCTCAAGGATCAATAGGGCTTTGCCAATTAACTTTGCCTTCCCATAATGTGAGATAAGAATGGTCCACGTCTTAATATCCCTTTCACACCCTTTCTCCTCCATTTCCCCAATCAACTTCTCAACCAAACCGAACTCTTTTGCTTCGCCAGCTATGTACAACATTGTATTATAAGTCCTAGTTGTATGACAACCTCCATTCCGGAACTTCACCCAATTAAAGAATCTCAAAGCCAAATGCGGCACTTTAAAGCACCTCTTCAATACTTTCTCCACAACCTCTGAATCAAATACAAAACCCGACTTTTCCAATCTCTCCTCCATCGAACCAGTACCAATATCAGCCCGTACAATCTTTGTAATCTCGTCAACCATGGGGCTCACATCATTTCCGCCCGAATGCCCCGTCTGGGTATCCTCCAAAACTGATAAATTAACCATTTCTCGCGCATCATCCTCAGCAATTCCACAAACACCTTGAGTGCACGATCTGTATTCTGCACTAATCTCACCTACACTCAACTGGGTTCCTTTGGATGCTGAAAACCCAGCTGGGTTTCTACCGATTGTGACAGTTTCAGCTCCTAAAATCTCAGCTATTTCATTGAAGAGCGAACCAACGCTTTGGTCTTCAGATTCTGTTTGACTTTTGTTGTGACCGTTCTTGGACGGGTGAAGCTTAGATAACTTAGAACGTGATGAAAGAAGACAACTTTGGGATTTTCTGATTGATAAGTAAAAAAGATTATTGGTGGAGCTTGATTTTAAGGATCCGAGCCTGGACAAATACCTCATTCTTTCCACACTTTTACTCTCTGTTTGGGTATCGAGAAGCTGAAGAAAAGACGATGAAATATAGAATACGAGGCATCTAATAGAACAAGAAGTTATAAAGGAGGATCTCCCCAAGGAACCGAAGGCTTGTTTTTCGGTGTCtcaagaggaaaaaaattcaaaatttattacctCTGGTATGCTTGAAGTGGGATGACGGattgggattttttattttatttttttaattttataaaaaaataaaaatctgttattatttaataatataaactaataaaaatctaattgtattttaataatataaacttttttaaaatgtgaagattttttttcctttaaaaaaatgtagaattatttatttatttatttttatgaaaatatgaaaattcattagtattttattaagataaactattttaaaaagtaaggatttttttttaatataaaaaatattttttttaaaattttttatgaagatataattgaaatatatttgttttttaagaaaataaattcatttttgaagactaaatttatatataaaaataatttattaagatataaaattaaagttgtaAATAtgggaaataattaaaaagggaaaaattattatctatattaaaaaaataaattcatgacCTGTTTGGGTGTAAAAAAATTGCCACAAAAAGCTATGCAATGCCAATGATTCgatttttcttgtctttgaaTAAATCACTgatgcttttctttttaaatctaaTGTATTTGTATCGTGATCCCATTTATTTGTACCCCGGGTCTAATTTGTTTTTACATTGTCTCACTTCAttgattattataaaaaataatttattaagatataaaattaaagtgataaatatgggaaataatttaaaaaggaaaagaattatgatactgtaataaaaaaaataaattcatgacTGTAGACCCCTGTTAAGGTGAGGGCCCGAGGGAGAATTGAGAGGGGTTTTCCTTCATCTTTTCATTGCATTTTTTGGAGAGTTTTgggggtggggtgggggggCCTTCTCTAGGCATAGGATGTGCAGCTGCAGGCCGGTAGTTGAGCAGGCCATGCTGCTGATGCGATGAACAGGGTGAGGAGGAAGAGGACAGAAAGGAGCTaaggggaaaaaggaaaagagagggGAAAAAGGAGCTACAGGGGAGGAGAAACGCAACAATCTCCTTGCTCATTTCAGCTGGAGGGGAGCCTTTCAGGTGTGTTTTATGGACCACATACTCATTTGCAGTTGTTTTCTTTGATATTGTTGTGGCTGCGTTATCAATAATATGTGCCTTGTTCttcatatgaaatttatttaagagCGATCCGATTCCTTTTTATCTCTCCGTTGGATGCCTGAGGCATATCTTTGGATCCTGTTTCAACCTGGTTTTCCCACCTGTACGTGAACCTTCTAACTTCAATATAAGATGAGGCTCATGTATTTGGATACTCTGTTTTTGTGTTGGCTCCTTTGCTATTGatgttctgtttttttttatggtcGTGCATACCCATTATGTCCAACACCACTCCCGTCTCACATCTTTCATTCCTGCCACTATCCATTCCATGTATTCCCTACCCGTTTATTGCTAACTTTCCCATGCACATGAAGCCTCACGTGCGCATGCCAGCCTTGCTCATTCAAATACCCATTAAGCTCACTGTTCATGTTCTCATTCCACCTTAACACCACACCCATATCCGTCTACACCATTCCTACCCATATATATGTCCCCTAAACCCACCATCTTTAACCCATTCCCTACACTAGCACGGTACTCGGCATTGCACCCCTACTTACATCTTCATCTCATTGCCAACATTGGTACTGATGGAGGCGACACTCCCATCTCTACTGCTGCTCCAGCTGTTGGTGGTGCTTCCGCTGCTGCCGCCGCCCGTATAGTTGAGGAGAAGAAGGAACACGTGGATGCACCGGGAAGGGGACGCGCGTCGGCTGCTGTTCTCTGGCAGCTGTTCCAACATGGTGGCGTCGCCGCTGCCGCCGCAATTTTGTGATGGAGATAGGTTTTGGGCTTACCTATGTTGGTTTTTGGTTTTGGGCTTGCTTATGAAGGCTTTGGTTTTGATAAGTTGGAGCCCAAGCCCAAGCTTGCTGATGGAAGGCCCCATTGCTCCTTATGCTAGTCACTCTCATGGCCCAAGTCCATGATGAGTGAGCCCATTTAGCTACTTCATGTCCTAACAAGTTTTAagtcattaattttaataaattattagcTTATTCATGCATTgtcattttactttattttattttatttttatcttcaccAATTTAGTTAGCTCAAActtaaagacaaattattaattatatttttatttcaaaatttatactattcaatttcactagcttaaacattatgattactaattattattattatttcgtatgAAGAAATTTATcaccttttaaaaatctcattcgctaaaacttaattctaatccttcaaacactccatatttttaatttaatttttcaatcctaatttaatCTCTCactaattcgtttaaatcttattttcatcaactagaatTACTATCCTATATTCATCTATCTACCTAgtttaatccttcaaaaatccccaATCCTAATTTAATCTCTCACtaatttgtttaaatcttattttcatcaattagaattattatcacatatttatctagttatttaaagtttaatccttcaaaaattccatgttttaatttaatctttcaaatcctaaaaactCTACAATTCAActcaatcttattttcatcacttagaGTTACAATCTcgtatttatttagttatttaaagtctaatccttcgaacattccatattttaatttaattttccaatcctaaaaattctacaattcgtttaaatttcatttttatcaattaggaccatcatcccatatttatttaaagtccgaTCTTTCAAAAGCCTCAATTTAACTTTCAACCTTAGAAATTCTATTATTCTCCTAAATGTTATATTCGTTAACTAGAATTCTTATCCcctgtgtgtttttttttattcatttaaggtccaactcttcaaaaacCTAATGCCCTgacttaattttcaaaccccTAAAAACTCCACTATTCCATTTATTCggtttaaatgattattttcgttaattagtattatcatccCATACGAGTTTACTAATTCAAAATCCAATCCTTCAGAAACCTAatgtcctaacttaattttcaaacccttaaaaattccattattcctTTTATTCggtttaaatgattattttcgttaattagtgtTATCatcctatattagtttatttatccaaaatcCGATCCTTTAAAAAGatccaatgtcataatttaattctcaatccTAAAATCCCACTAtttgtctaaatgttattttctttaattagaattagtatcccatattcatttacttatttaaagtctaatccttcgaaaatctcatgccttaatttaattcttcaataattagttcaaatctcatttttcatccattagaattatttCTCTCATATTTATCTAGCTATTTAAAATCTAACCTTTCAAGGAAATCCCATAATTTAATTCCTtaataattagttcaaatctcattttcatccattagaattatttCTCTCATATTTATCTAGCTATTTAAAATCTAACCTTTCAAGGAAATCCTATAATTTAATTCctcaataattagttcaaatctcattttcatccatcagaattatttatctcatatttatctagCTATCTAAAGTCTAAATTCTTCAAGGAaaccatgtcttaatttaattcttcaataattagttcaaatctcattttcatccattagagttattatcccatattcttctaattttttttgtatagtcTGAATCTTCAAAGACCTCGTGTTCTAATTTAACCTTCAATCTTAGAAATTCCATTACTCGccaaaaatgttatttttgttaattaatattcTTATCccctatctatttatttatttaaagtccaacTCTTCAAGAATTCAACGTCCTAATGCAATTTTCAATCTTAAGAATTCCACTACTCATTTTCTATtcgtttaaaatattgtttccgTTAAGTAgcattattatctcatattatctatttattctaATCGTTAAAGTTTAGTTCGTTAGAACCCTGCCCCCAAGTCTAATTTCCAACCTCAAAAGCTCCACCATCCAAATATCGCcgtttaatgattattctcgttattaatgttatctCATCCACTTACTTATCCAGTTATACACATACCAAAGAtctcatcttcaaataaattattaagttttcaaactctaaattcacatcttcgaatctctaaaactccatctttcgcaattatttatccaatctttattatttcaccatcgTTGTTATTCCATTTCTTTTACTTACTCACTCATCCCCCCATTTAAAATCTCGAACTCTCAAATCGCTTTCAAGTTTTCAATCttgttcaaatttaattcctaaaaattcATATTCTCACTTTTAGTTTCTGAAAGTTTGATCTTCAAATGAACTCCAAAACTCCAAATCTTCTAGTGATCTTCGAGATtctgatttttcaattaaatctcaaaagtctaattttctctcaaatagttttaattccgctctgGTTTTCAAACGATCTTCCACTCCTCTTGATTGTAATAAGCGTGaacgaatttttcataattacagaataatggaatctgtaCATTAAGTCATGctaaataaacgggctttggtgggggcccaacatggatgactttatgattgattgactGACTGCTTGCTTTGATTATCATGCATAATTGATTTATCCTACTCTCTGACATACATGCGATTATTCCCAAATTGCGAACTAACcccctctattgatagcgcatggcggcttgttgcccaggta from Vitis riparia cultivar Riparia Gloire de Montpellier isolate 1030 chromosome 8, EGFV_Vit.rip_1.0, whole genome shotgun sequence includes the following:
- the LOC117920109 gene encoding putative pentatricopeptide repeat-containing protein At5g06400, mitochondrial, with protein sequence MRYLSRLGSLKSSSTNNLFYLSIRKSQSCLLSSRSKLSKLHPSKNGHNKSQTESEDQSVGSLFNEIAEILGAETVTIGRNPAGFSASKGTQLSVGEISAEYRSCTQGVCGIAEDDAREMVNLSVLEDTQTGHSGGNDVSPMVDEITKIVRADIGTGSMEERLEKSGFVFDSEVVEKVLKRCFKVPHLALRFFNWVKFRNGGCHTTRTYNTMLYIAGEAKEFGLVEKLIGEMEEKGCERDIKTWTILISHYGKAKLIGKALLILEKMWKSGCEPDVAAYMILIRSLCNAQKADIALEFYKEMVQKEMGLDMSLYELLLTCLAGSGDIAGVQLVADDMIRRSQIPERDVFSGMLKSFCIAGRIREALELIRDLNDKNLTLEPNDFETLVKGLCRADRITDAAEIVDIMKKRKVVDAKVYGIIISGYLRRNDIPKAFDVLQTMTESGYLPTISTYTELMQHLFRLNEYQKGCKLYDEMLERGVEPDSVAITAMVAGHVRQNHIFEAWKVFNSMQERGIRATWKSYSVFIKELCKISRTDEVIKVLNEMQASKIIIGDEVFNWVISYLEKKGETEMVKKVMQMQRTCKFYPQEHEASGSIVPKRQLHNLDFNFNQLESGRMDLHLVEHLPKTYNEQDLQEICRILSTSMDWCLIEEALEKCTVQFTSQLVVEILRSCSLHGHAALLFFSWVGKRDGYSHTTETYNMGIKISGCSKNFRSMRNLFFEMRRKGHPVTPDTWTIMIMQYGRAGLTEIALRNFAEMKANDCKPNGSTYKYLIICLCGRKGRKVDEAIKTFLEMIRAGYVPDKELVESYLKCLCEVGKLLDARRCTEALCKLGFTIPLSYSLYIRALCRAGRLEEALALVDEVGAERVTLDQYIYGSLVHGLLRRGRLKEALEKVDSMKQIGIHPTVHVYTSLIVHFFKEKQMRKALETFQKMKEEGCEPTIVTYSALIRGHMDMGNFVDARNVFGLLQLKGPFPDFKTYSMFISCLCKVGKSEEALQLLSEMLDSGIIPSTINFRTVMFGLNREGKHSLANIVLQKKLALKSKRKL